One part of the Pseudemcibacter aquimaris genome encodes these proteins:
- the dcd gene encoding dCTP deaminase: MAIMSDKWIRDKALNHGMIEPFHDRQERNGVISYGLSSYGYDARVSEEFKIFTDVDSVTVDPKEFNNNSFVDRPGDVCIIPPNSFALARTVEYFRIPEDVLVVCLGKSTYARCGIIVNVTPLEPGWEGHVTLEFSNTTPLPAKIYANEGACQFLFFEGNEPCEVPYNSRSGKYMGQTGVTLPKL; encoded by the coding sequence ATGGCCATAATGTCAGATAAATGGATTAGGGATAAAGCACTGAACCACGGAATGATCGAACCTTTTCATGACCGTCAGGAAAGAAATGGTGTTATTTCCTATGGTCTTTCGTCATATGGTTATGATGCGCGGGTTTCTGAAGAATTTAAAATCTTTACCGATGTTGATTCGGTGACGGTTGACCCAAAAGAATTTAACAACAACAGTTTTGTTGACCGCCCGGGTGATGTTTGTATTATCCCGCCAAATTCATTTGCGCTTGCAAGAACGGTTGAATATTTCCGTATTCCGGAAGATGTGCTTGTTGTTTGTCTTGGTAAATCCACATACGCCAGATGCGGTATTATTGTGAATGTAACCCCGCTTGAGCCAGGGTGGGAAGGGCATGTGACACTTGAATTTTCCAACACAACGCCGCTGCCTGCGAAAATTTACGCCAACGAAGGGGCATGTCAGTTCCTGTTCTTCGAAGGAAACGAACCTTGCGAAGTGCCATATAACAGCCGAAGCGGTAAATATATGGGGCAAACCGGTGTTACACTTCCTAAACTATAA
- a CDS encoding DUF1348 family protein produces MRPPVPPFNRETAIEKVRLAEDGWNGRDAEKVSFAYTEDSKWRNRDHFIKGREEIVTFLEYKWEKEREYRLIKELFAFEGNRIAVRYAYEYHDGKGNWFRAYGNENWIFDNQGLMKERYASINDVAIKEDQRLFHWPQGRRPDDHPSLSDLGL; encoded by the coding sequence ATGAGACCACCAGTTCCACCTTTTAATAGAGAAACTGCAATCGAAAAAGTTCGGCTCGCTGAAGATGGCTGGAATGGTCGTGATGCTGAAAAAGTTTCTTTTGCCTATACCGAAGACAGCAAATGGCGTAACCGCGACCATTTTATTAAAGGTCGAGAAGAAATTGTCACTTTTCTAGAATACAAATGGGAAAAAGAACGAGAATACCGCCTTATAAAGGAACTATTCGCGTTCGAAGGAAATCGAATAGCAGTTCGATATGCATATGAATATCATGATGGTAAGGGAAATTGGTTCCGTGCTTACGGCAATGAAAATTGGATATTCGATAATCAAGGCCTTATGAAAGAACGTTATGCTAGCATTAATGACGTCGCGATTAAAGAAGATCAACGTCTCTTCCATTGGCCTCAAGGCCGTCGCCCAGACGACCACCCAAGCCTATCTGATCTTGGTTTATAA
- a CDS encoding VOC family protein produces the protein MSLQSLLKTAILFIILALPVSAQEVVDDSEWNYIPDLEKTDAEARDVIGNNVMFYYDDLAHAMHYYGRILGFKKVWEFDGRVVTYQTSPSSYITLVAKSVGLHKEDKPKTFAVAFVSEQIEEWYAYALKQEALGNVEFFDHLDPLNGRPYHGFVLKDPEGYLLEFERFGPHEENAKLMPILDKSPTLFPDETQDSWRPANIGVKASVYWMYYNDADKAGEFYEDVFGGERVVTQKNSLIYRTSNTGYVGMVRSGQGMLKATPEKAATVSFLTSDVNPWYKFLKTKPAFEFRADSVVVERDRMNIVVGYGPENYYIEVNGFYDIPNNKLLNDTLEKYKE, from the coding sequence ATGTCATTACAATCATTATTAAAGACGGCCATTTTGTTCATAATATTGGCCCTGCCCGTAAGCGCGCAGGAAGTCGTTGACGATTCAGAATGGAATTATATTCCGGACTTGGAAAAAACCGATGCGGAAGCACGTGATGTGATCGGCAATAACGTCATGTTCTATTACGATGATCTCGCCCATGCGATGCATTATTATGGACGCATTCTTGGCTTTAAAAAGGTGTGGGAATTTGATGGTCGCGTTGTGACGTATCAAACATCACCATCAAGTTACATTACCCTAGTAGCAAAAAGCGTCGGCCTTCATAAAGAAGATAAGCCAAAAACATTTGCCGTTGCTTTTGTATCAGAACAAATCGAAGAATGGTACGCTTACGCCTTAAAACAGGAAGCGCTCGGTAATGTGGAATTTTTTGATCATCTTGACCCACTCAATGGCCGCCCGTATCACGGCTTTGTGCTTAAGGACCCAGAAGGTTACCTGCTTGAATTTGAACGCTTTGGCCCACACGAGGAAAATGCGAAATTAATGCCAATTCTGGATAAAAGCCCGACATTATTCCCGGATGAAACCCAAGACAGCTGGCGTCCAGCGAATATCGGTGTAAAAGCAAGTGTTTATTGGATGTATTATAATGATGCCGACAAGGCCGGTGAATTTTATGAAGATGTATTTGGTGGCGAGCGTGTCGTAACACAAAAAAACAGCCTGATTTACAGAACATCAAACACAGGCTATGTCGGCATGGTTCGTTCTGGGCAAGGAATGCTTAAAGCAACCCCAGAAAAGGCAGCGACCGTATCGTTCCTAACGTCGGACGTGAACCCATGGTACAAGTTTCTGAAAACCAAGCCTGCTTTCGAATTTCGCGCTGATTCAGTGGTCGTTGAACGCGACCGCATGAACATTGTCGTTGGATACGGCCCGGAAAATTATTACATCGAAGTAAACGGTTTTTATGATATTCCGAATAACAAACTGCTTAACGATACGCTTGAAAAATATAAAGAGTGA
- a CDS encoding sigma-70 family RNA polymerase sigma factor: MRKDSMPEIETHVEFNDKAALYAAAAIPTAIAEKSLAIKGKSMDQPPSLSTLDITSLSHEELVLMVATEKNRAAFKILFEYFAPRLKSYLLNFKISNQKAEDIAQDVMVVLWQKADKFNPEKAKISTWLFRVARNKYIDITRRQKYPTVNADDHLHEIAAPEQTDQNLQHSQDSKLIEDAMGKLNDDQKTVIKLSFFQELTHSQIAETTGLPLGTVKSRIRMAFKALRKELGKHQ; this comes from the coding sequence ATGCGTAAAGACAGCATGCCAGAGATTGAAACACATGTTGAATTTAATGATAAAGCTGCACTATATGCCGCTGCTGCTATCCCTACTGCGATAGCTGAAAAATCATTGGCGATAAAAGGGAAATCAATGGATCAGCCACCCAGCTTATCAACGTTAGATATAACCTCGTTAAGTCATGAAGAACTTGTGTTAATGGTAGCAACAGAAAAAAACCGCGCGGCATTTAAGATATTATTTGAATATTTTGCACCACGGTTAAAAAGCTATTTGCTAAATTTTAAAATCTCTAATCAAAAGGCAGAGGATATAGCACAGGATGTAATGGTCGTCTTATGGCAAAAAGCCGATAAATTTAATCCTGAAAAAGCAAAAATTTCAACATGGCTTTTCAGGGTCGCAAGAAACAAATATATCGACATTACCAGACGCCAAAAATATCCAACGGTAAATGCAGACGATCATTTACACGAAATTGCAGCGCCTGAACAAACTGATCAGAACCTTCAGCATTCGCAAGATTCAAAATTGATTGAAGACGCGATGGGTAAGCTAAACGATGACCAAAAGACAGTCATTAAACTTTCATTTTTTCAGGAATTAACACATTCGCAAATTGCTGAAACAACAGGATTGCCGTTAGGCACAGTAAAATCACGTATCAGAATGGCTTTTAAAGCCCTTCGAAAAGAGTTAGGAAAACATCAATGA
- a CDS encoding ChrR family anti-sigma-E factor, which produces MKTNGIISDDWIVSYASGALSEAHALVVASHCSYHPTLQQKILDAENIGGMFMENCEPADISNDLFDNLMDRIDEEHQVSETENSDSNLPTPLADYIGKPLDELKWRTMGPGLSQVRLWTGPNDERLWLLKAKGGAKIPTHDHNGLELTLVLQGSYHIDEQCYRPGMIEIADEDTKNHTPIIDDGEDCICLVVTEAPIKIHSLIGRMVQPFIGL; this is translated from the coding sequence ATGAAAACCAATGGCATTATATCCGACGATTGGATTGTGTCCTATGCATCTGGGGCGCTCAGCGAAGCACATGCATTAGTGGTGGCCTCGCACTGTTCTTATCATCCAACGTTACAACAAAAAATTTTGGATGCAGAAAACATTGGCGGTATGTTCATGGAAAACTGTGAGCCAGCCGATATTTCAAACGACTTATTTGATAATTTGATGGACCGGATTGATGAAGAACATCAAGTTTCTGAAACTGAAAACAGTGACAGTAATCTTCCGACACCTCTTGCGGATTATATTGGCAAACCATTGGATGAACTAAAATGGCGCACAATGGGTCCAGGCCTTTCTCAGGTAAGGTTATGGACTGGCCCAAATGATGAACGTTTATGGCTTTTAAAAGCCAAAGGCGGAGCAAAAATCCCAACCCACGATCATAATGGGTTAGAGCTTACATTGGTTTTACAAGGAAGCTATCATATTGATGAACAATGTTATCGTCCAGGCATGATTGAAATCGCGGATGAAGATACAAAAAATCATACACCCATCATTGATGATGGTGAAGATTGCATATGCCTTGTGGTAACAGAAGCCCCCATAAAAATTCACAGCCTAATCGGACGTATGGTACAACCTTTCATCGGCCTTTAA
- a CDS encoding DUF6134 family protein — MSAIILLLSTASLVENASYTMDNPAKWARHIYGERLEFIINRNDKPVGQHIVEFGHTDGLDEVKSSTEINIKFLFITAYKFNLSASEYWALDGLSRVESNSNDGGSKNVLLKNFDQNNDLLPTSHWNPLILNDTKVYNTITGKINSIKIYPIGWDKVPTNLGIRDAYRYDYHGDLNDVSAWYDDKGRWVSLKFIARDGSVISYECVKCGT; from the coding sequence ATGTCTGCTATAATTCTTCTGCTATCAACGGCGAGCCTCGTTGAAAATGCCTCGTACACTATGGATAATCCAGCTAAGTGGGCCAGACATATTTATGGTGAAAGACTTGAATTTATCATCAATAGAAATGATAAACCCGTTGGCCAACACATCGTTGAATTTGGCCATACTGATGGGCTCGATGAAGTAAAATCATCAACAGAAATCAATATAAAATTCCTTTTCATTACGGCTTATAAATTCAATCTTTCCGCAAGTGAATATTGGGCGCTTGATGGCCTTAGTAGAGTGGAAAGCAATAGCAATGATGGCGGCTCAAAAAACGTACTATTGAAAAACTTTGATCAAAATAATGATCTTTTGCCGACCAGTCACTGGAACCCGCTCATCCTTAATGACACCAAAGTTTATAACACCATCACAGGAAAAATAAATTCAATTAAAATTTACCCTATTGGATGGGACAAAGTGCCGACTAACTTGGGAATTCGTGATGCTTACCGCTATGATTATCACGGCGATTTAAATGATGTATCGGCATGGTACGATGATAAAGGAAGATGGGTATCACTTAAGTTTATAGCACGCGACGGATCGGTAATTTCATATGAATGCGTAAAGTGCGGGACATGA
- a CDS encoding SDR family NAD(P)-dependent oxidoreductase, whose amino-acid sequence MKKTNWKSAWVVGGSTGLGAALSKRLALEETRLFISSRNTPALRRTCHKISNATPIPLDVTDHIACGLTAGLIQHKLGTFPDLIILNAAIYTPMKSYDYDPKDIFDMMNVNFMGVVNMIKAIASQKNDDHNVTIAVISSPSGWRGLPGGGGYGASKAAVTNFVESMKLDLEEKNIHLRLITPGFIKTRLTDKNDFDMPQLMEADYAAEKILKGLKKNGFDITFPNPFVFMLKILRILPYSVYFWFMRKKRLSK is encoded by the coding sequence ATGAAGAAAACCAACTGGAAATCAGCATGGGTCGTTGGCGGCTCAACCGGTCTGGGGGCCGCACTTTCGAAAAGGTTGGCATTGGAAGAAACGCGGTTATTTATTTCATCAAGAAACACCCCTGCTTTAAGAAGAACATGCCATAAAATTTCAAACGCCACACCAATTCCACTGGATGTGACCGATCATATTGCCTGTGGTTTAACAGCGGGACTTATCCAACATAAATTGGGAACATTTCCAGATTTAATCATTTTAAATGCAGCCATCTATACGCCAATGAAATCATATGATTACGATCCCAAAGATATTTTTGACATGATGAATGTAAATTTCATGGGGGTAGTTAATATGATCAAGGCTATAGCATCACAAAAGAATGATGATCATAACGTTACAATCGCTGTAATCAGTTCACCAAGCGGATGGCGTGGTCTTCCTGGTGGGGGCGGTTATGGCGCGTCAAAAGCTGCGGTTACAAATTTTGTCGAGAGCATGAAGCTGGATCTAGAGGAAAAAAATATTCATCTTCGTCTGATAACACCTGGCTTTATTAAAACAAGACTGACAGACAAAAACGATTTTGATATGCCGCAACTAATGGAAGCGGATTATGCTGCTGAAAAGATCCTTAAAGGTCTTAAGAAAAATGGATTTGATATCACTTTTCCAAATCCATTTGTATTCATGTTGAAAATTTTGCGTATATTGCCTTATTCAGTATATTTTTGGTTTATGCGGAAAAAACGGCTATCTAAATAA
- a CDS encoding DUF3833 domain-containing protein yields MSGLRIMNVNDYQNNGPEFILEQYFNGKTVAYGVFENRSGKIVNQFKATITGSVQDDILTLHEDFIYQNGQIDKRLWQIKILPNGYYEGTTNGVVGVARGKRAGNAFNWTYVFDLPVKNTSYKLKFDDWMFLQDNEVMINRAFVSKWGFHVGSVTLSFYKEQ; encoded by the coding sequence GTGAGTGGATTAAGAATTATGAATGTAAATGATTATCAAAATAATGGCCCGGAATTTATTCTTGAGCAATATTTCAATGGCAAGACGGTTGCCTATGGTGTTTTTGAAAACAGATCCGGAAAAATTGTTAATCAGTTTAAAGCCACAATTACAGGATCAGTTCAGGATGATATCCTGACGCTTCATGAAGATTTTATCTATCAAAATGGACAAATCGATAAAAGGTTATGGCAGATCAAAATTCTGCCTAATGGTTATTATGAAGGCACCACAAACGGGGTTGTCGGTGTTGCGCGCGGGAAACGTGCCGGCAATGCATTTAACTGGACATATGTGTTCGATCTTCCGGTTAAAAACACAAGCTATAAACTTAAATTCGATGATTGGATGTTTTTACAGGATAATGAAGTCATGATTAATCGTGCTTTCGTCAGTAAATGGGGGTTCCACGTTGGTTCTGTGACTTTATCTTTTTATAAAGAACAGTGA
- a CDS encoding SAM-dependent methyltransferase → MKNIETIKNQQSDYKNTYIVYGLIEKILDRKIRERIGLAEFGFIEVKLPNDFKVVHKGDKQGHHVYIHFKTWKSLFGYVLSGQLAFVEAFVKGDITVSCLPSLINWFLDNEPYFPEKQNHAASGLINRFSHLFLNDNSRNGSKKNISFHYDLGNDFYSLWLDKTMTYSAGDFAQTNDLEQSQKDKYQRISDQLDLSDGDRVLEIGCGWGGFAEHVLTKHHLDYRGITISKEQLDYALNRFNQITVRKNLAVFEDYRDTTGVYDKIVSIEMFEAVGEKHWDKYFQTLKSRLASGGKAVIQVITIDHDRFLKYRNRVDFIQKYIFPGGMLPSKEVFAEYARKSNLKIVDDYAFGNGYAETLIQWKKNFIANWPKIKELGFDEQFYRLWLYYLDYCIAGFERNTIDVMHFTMVHGR, encoded by the coding sequence ATGAAAAATATTGAAACGATAAAAAATCAACAGAGTGACTATAAAAACACATATATTGTGTATGGTTTAATAGAGAAAATATTAGACCGCAAAATTCGTGAGCGTATTGGGCTAGCAGAATTTGGCTTTATTGAGGTCAAACTACCCAATGATTTTAAAGTGGTACACAAAGGCGATAAACAAGGTCATCATGTTTATATTCATTTTAAAACATGGAAAAGCCTTTTTGGCTATGTTTTATCTGGCCAACTTGCATTCGTTGAGGCGTTTGTTAAAGGCGATATTACCGTTTCGTGTTTGCCTTCATTGATAAATTGGTTTTTGGATAACGAACCTTATTTCCCTGAAAAGCAAAATCACGCAGCCTCTGGATTGATAAATCGATTTTCACATTTATTTCTAAATGATAATAGCCGTAACGGATCAAAGAAAAATATTTCGTTTCATTATGATCTGGGTAATGACTTTTACAGCCTTTGGCTTGATAAAACGATGACATATTCTGCGGGTGATTTTGCCCAAACAAATGACCTTGAACAGTCACAAAAGGATAAATATCAACGCATATCGGATCAACTGGATTTAAGTGATGGTGATCGTGTGCTTGAAATTGGCTGTGGTTGGGGTGGTTTTGCAGAACATGTTTTGACGAAACATCATCTTGATTATCGTGGTATTACAATTTCCAAAGAACAGCTTGATTATGCGCTTAACCGGTTTAATCAAATTACAGTTAGAAAAAATCTGGCCGTCTTTGAAGATTACCGAGATACCACGGGCGTATACGATAAAATTGTCTCGATTGAAATGTTTGAAGCCGTCGGCGAGAAGCATTGGGATAAGTATTTTCAAACGTTAAAGTCACGACTGGCAAGCGGTGGTAAAGCGGTCATACAGGTTATTACCATCGATCATGACAGGTTCTTAAAATACCGAAACCGTGTTGATTTTATTCAAAAATATATCTTCCCTGGCGGTATGTTACCGAGCAAGGAGGTTTTCGCAGAATATGCCCGAAAATCCAATCTGAAGATCGTTGATGATTACGCATTTGGTAACGGGTATGCAGAAACATTAATTCAATGGAAAAAGAATTTTATCGCCAATTGGCCAAAAATTAAAGAACTCGGCTTCGATGAACAGTTTTACCGTTTATGGCTTTATTACCTGGATTATTGTATCGCCGGTTTTGAAAGAAACACGATTGATGTCATGCATTTCACCATGGTTCATGGCCGTTAA
- a CDS encoding DUF1365 domain-containing protein has product MDTNGLYIGSVFHKRYAPKVHKLRYKVFNLYADLDELEQLAEKNRFFSLNRFNLISLHEKDYGDPNHQNDMPLKDRILTLLSDNDVDAAAVEKIKILTYPRIFGFSFNPLTVYYCLGKNDQDIAIVYEVRNTFSERHNYIYAVPENASFYDKHFAQKRFHVSPFFDREGKYQFSLRKPGKNISLTIQYEHQGEPRLTACFSGKRAAITDKNLLLLSLKSPFMTIKVIGGILFEAMKLKLKGLRVNPHPEDHIYQSSKALKIVNENSDI; this is encoded by the coding sequence ATGGATACGAACGGACTTTATATCGGCAGCGTATTTCATAAACGTTATGCGCCAAAGGTGCATAAACTGCGTTACAAGGTGTTTAATTTGTATGCGGACCTTGATGAGTTAGAGCAGCTTGCTGAAAAGAACCGTTTTTTTTCCTTAAACAGGTTCAATTTGATCAGTCTTCATGAAAAGGATTACGGAGATCCCAATCATCAAAATGATATGCCACTGAAAGACAGAATCCTAACATTATTAAGTGATAATGATGTTGATGCGGCGGCCGTTGAAAAGATTAAAATTCTTACCTATCCGCGTATATTTGGTTTTTCGTTTAATCCGCTAACGGTTTATTACTGTTTAGGGAAAAACGATCAGGATATTGCCATTGTTTACGAGGTCAGAAATACATTTTCCGAACGTCATAATTACATATATGCAGTTCCTGAGAATGCATCCTTTTATGATAAACATTTTGCGCAAAAAAGATTTCATGTAAGCCCGTTTTTTGACAGGGAAGGGAAATATCAATTTTCTCTAAGGAAACCGGGTAAAAATATTTCTCTTACCATTCAATATGAACATCAAGGCGAGCCAAGATTAACAGCATGCTTTAGCGGGAAACGCGCGGCAATTACCGACAAAAATCTGCTTCTGCTAAGTTTGAAATCACCCTTTATGACAATAAAAGTCATTGGCGGAATTTTATTTGAAGCCATGAAATTAAAATTGAAAGGGTTAAGGGTTAACCCGCACCCAGAAGACCATATTTACCAATCATCAAAAGCGCTCAAAATCGTAAATGAAAATAGTGATATTTAG
- a CDS encoding NAD(P)/FAD-dependent oxidoreductase, with protein sequence MKNNKKLNIAIIGSGISGLGAAWLLSKKHNVTVYEAGSHFGGHANTVTAVTSDGNVPVDTGFIVCNDRNYPNFLTLMDKLNINPHPTEMSFAVSMDNHSFEYAGSQNLMSLIAQKRNLLRPRFWRMIKSIMRFYDESSKIDLGAAENQTLREYLELQQYDHTFLRDHILPMAAAVWSTPSSKVGDFPLASFLRFCTNHGLLQIKDRPQWFTIPGGSREYVNALMNDTDATFEKNSPVTEIKRVADGVSVKIDGKEAKHFDRILIATHADTALSILKDADALEQNILGAFKYATNRAVLHSDERFMPNRKGAWSSWNYLQNDSADDDSLSVTYWMNKLQPLKTNTPLFVTLNPSIEPKQELIHYSKEYAHPIFDLSTLNAQKKLMDIMGHRNVWYAGAHFGYGFHEDGLQSGLFAAEQLGGVCRPWNMKDMNGRIIALNAENTSIRQVQNHKKDAA encoded by the coding sequence ATGAAAAATAATAAAAAACTCAATATAGCAATAATCGGTTCAGGCATCTCTGGTCTTGGTGCTGCGTGGCTACTTTCAAAAAAGCATAACGTTACAGTTTATGAAGCAGGAAGCCATTTTGGCGGGCATGCTAATACTGTCACCGCGGTGACGTCTGATGGTAATGTTCCGGTTGATACGGGTTTTATTGTTTGTAATGACAGAAATTATCCAAATTTCCTGACCCTAATGGATAAATTAAATATTAATCCGCACCCCACTGAAATGTCATTTGCGGTCAGCATGGATAATCATTCTTTTGAATATGCAGGTAGCCAAAATTTAATGAGCTTGATTGCGCAGAAACGTAACCTGCTACGCCCAAGGTTTTGGCGCATGATAAAATCGATTATGCGCTTTTATGATGAAAGCAGCAAAATCGATCTGGGTGCCGCCGAAAATCAAACGTTACGTGAATATTTGGAATTACAGCAATATGATCACACGTTCTTGCGTGATCATATTTTGCCGATGGCCGCTGCGGTTTGGTCGACACCTTCGAGTAAAGTCGGTGATTTCCCCCTAGCCAGCTTTTTAAGGTTCTGTACAAACCATGGTTTATTACAGATAAAAGACCGACCGCAGTGGTTCACCATTCCGGGGGGTAGTCGCGAATATGTCAATGCGTTGATGAATGACACGGATGCCACATTCGAGAAAAATTCGCCGGTAACAGAAATTAAACGCGTGGCAGACGGTGTTTCCGTAAAAATTGACGGAAAAGAAGCAAAGCATTTTGATAGAATACTGATAGCAACACATGCGGATACCGCGCTTTCCATTTTAAAAGATGCCGATGCGCTTGAACAAAATATTCTCGGTGCTTTTAAATATGCAACAAACCGCGCTGTTTTACACAGTGATGAACGCTTTATGCCTAACCGTAAAGGGGCGTGGTCCAGTTGGAATTATTTGCAAAATGATAGCGCGGATGATGATAGTTTATCGGTTACATACTGGATGAATAAACTGCAACCACTAAAGACGAATACCCCATTGTTTGTGACGTTAAATCCATCCATTGAACCTAAACAGGAATTAATTCATTACAGCAAGGAATATGCGCATCCAATTTTCGATTTATCGACATTAAATGCGCAAAAGAAACTGATGGACATTATGGGGCACCGCAATGTTTGGTATGCTGGTGCACATTTTGGTTATGGTTTTCATGAAGATGGATTGCAAAGCGGTTTATTTGCAGCAGAACAATTAGGGGGTGTGTGCCGACCGTGGAACATGAAGGATATGAATGGTCGCATTATTGCGCTTAACGCTGAAAACACGAGTATTCGTCAGGTTCAAAATCACAAGAAAGATGCTGCATAA
- a CDS encoding DUF418 domain-containing protein — translation MSELKQNNMSDQNAVKDKNRILSLDFLRGVAVLGMLIANVPWHAGTSMSRVYDPDLTSTVAWLLQYLVFDQRFMPIFCMLFGASLYLLAGSDTHSSKFNRYYLRRMAILMVLGVAHAYLLWPGDILITYAVCGPFLLLFMNVRVSYLICFGVVFKLIDLAIGEWPGLYTSTIEQVLFSWWVDYGPAPSTAAEAYSGSYGDFLKYNTWRNQFIQWTALPNFRIWNALGFMLIGMALFKTGVLQGSKNTLYYRKMLMFSLLAGLPLLLYGIFARIGINETVGAYLGFTETLPLKNITFRTGCAILSFSVLSGLHLIYPTLSRTFATKIEAVGKMALTNYIFHSVLFVLIFHSFELIAFDTLDHDELFLIVVIVWIVQIIMSSLWLKNFKQGPLEAVWRKMAS, via the coding sequence ATGAGCGAACTTAAACAGAACAACATGAGTGATCAAAACGCAGTAAAGGATAAAAATCGGATTTTATCTCTTGATTTTCTGCGTGGTGTGGCTGTGCTGGGGATGCTAATTGCCAACGTCCCTTGGCATGCGGGGACATCAATGTCCCGGGTTTATGATCCCGATCTTACCAGCACGGTCGCATGGTTGTTGCAATATTTGGTATTTGACCAGCGGTTTATGCCAATTTTTTGTATGTTGTTCGGTGCGAGTTTATATCTTCTTGCCGGTTCTGATACTCATTCCTCCAAATTTAACCGTTATTACCTGCGCCGGATGGCGATTTTAATGGTGTTGGGGGTTGCCCATGCATATTTATTATGGCCCGGCGATATTCTGATTACCTATGCTGTATGTGGGCCATTTTTATTGTTGTTTATGAATGTACGGGTGTCATATCTTATTTGTTTTGGCGTTGTATTTAAATTGATCGATTTGGCAATTGGTGAATGGCCGGGGCTTTATACATCGACAATTGAGCAAGTTTTATTTTCATGGTGGGTTGATTATGGACCTGCGCCATCAACGGCCGCCGAAGCCTACAGCGGTAGTTATGGTGACTTTCTAAAATATAACACATGGCGTAATCAATTTATTCAATGGACGGCATTACCGAATTTCAGAATCTGGAATGCGTTAGGGTTTATGCTAATTGGTATGGCCCTGTTTAAAACGGGTGTGCTGCAAGGTAGTAAGAACACTTTGTATTACCGTAAGATGTTGATGTTCAGCTTGCTTGCCGGGTTGCCTTTATTGCTATACGGCATTTTTGCCCGTATCGGCATTAATGAAACGGTTGGAGCTTATCTTGGATTTACAGAAACATTACCACTTAAAAATATTACATTCAGAACGGGATGTGCGATTTTGTCATTCAGTGTTTTAAGTGGCTTACATCTAATTTATCCAACTTTATCAAGAACCTTTGCAACTAAAATTGAAGCCGTTGGAAAAATGGCGCTTACCAATTACATATTTCATTCAGTGTTATTTGTACTGATATTTCATTCATTCGAATTGATCGCGTTTGATACCCTTGATCATGATGAATTATTTTTAATTGTCGTCATAGTATGGATTGTACAGATTATCATGAGTTCATTATGGCTGAAAAACTTTAAACAAGGACCATTAGAAGCGGTCTGGAGAAAGATGGCTTCTTAA